One window from the genome of Burkholderia sp. FERM BP-3421 encodes:
- a CDS encoding saccharopine dehydrogenase NADP-binding domain-containing protein produces MHTILVIGGYGFFGERICEALAQTEGIRLLIGGRNAARARAVAEQLGLKSSQGLAIDARKADLAEQFLALGVNSVIHTAGPFQNQDYTVARSAIAAGANYIDLADGRDFVVGIEQLDTAARERGVFVTSGASSLPALSSAVVDRYLSRFSRLDSIRHGIGSGARSPGLATMKGVFGYCGKPIHRLVEGRWQTTRGWLDLQRYPFPAPVGKRFLGSCDVPDLVVFPRRYPDVRTVTFHAGFASAPGHLVVWMASQLVRLGLISSILPLAAPLHAISRWLEPFVSDKGAMFVSLEGAGHDGRPQKLDWHLVAANNHGPYIPCGAAIALAQKLARGDILPSGAMQCVGLLTVEDYLAALREFDIHEVPA; encoded by the coding sequence ATGCATACCATTCTCGTTATCGGCGGTTATGGCTTTTTTGGCGAACGCATCTGTGAGGCCCTCGCGCAGACCGAGGGTATCCGCCTGCTGATCGGCGGACGCAATGCTGCCCGAGCCAGGGCGGTCGCTGAACAGCTCGGTTTGAAGTCCTCTCAGGGCTTGGCCATCGACGCACGCAAGGCGGATCTCGCGGAGCAATTTCTCGCACTCGGCGTCAACTCCGTGATTCACACGGCCGGTCCTTTTCAGAACCAAGACTACACGGTGGCGCGTTCGGCGATTGCTGCCGGTGCAAACTACATCGATTTGGCGGACGGCCGCGATTTTGTCGTCGGCATCGAACAACTGGACACGGCGGCTCGCGAACGCGGCGTATTCGTGACAAGCGGTGCGAGCTCGCTGCCAGCACTTTCGTCAGCCGTGGTCGATCGCTATCTGAGCCGGTTCTCCCGTCTTGATTCCATTCGTCACGGCATCGGTTCCGGTGCAAGATCTCCAGGGCTTGCCACGATGAAAGGCGTCTTTGGGTATTGCGGAAAGCCGATTCACCGGTTGGTGGAGGGGCGCTGGCAAACCACTCGCGGCTGGCTCGATTTGCAGCGCTATCCTTTTCCCGCTCCTGTTGGCAAGCGCTTTCTCGGCAGTTGCGATGTCCCCGATCTGGTCGTGTTCCCGCGTCGTTATCCGGATGTGCGCACTGTTACGTTTCATGCCGGCTTCGCCAGTGCACCGGGGCACCTTGTGGTGTGGATGGCTTCGCAGCTGGTGCGCCTGGGCCTGATTTCCAGCATCCTGCCGCTCGCGGCGCCTTTACATGCGATAAGCCGCTGGCTGGAGCCGTTCGTCAGCGACAAAGGCGCAATGTTCGTCTCGCTGGAAGGAGCGGGTCATGACGGTAGGCCGCAAAAACTCGACTGGCATCTCGTCGCTGCGAACAACCACGGCCCGTATATTCCGTGCGGGGCCGCCATCGCTCTCGCGCAGAAGCTGGCGCGAGGAGACATCTTGCCCAGCGGCGCGATGCAGTGCGTTGGCCTGCTGACTGTTGAAGACTATCTCGCCGCGCTGAGGGAATTCGACATTCACGAAGTGCCCGCATGA
- a CDS encoding response regulator transcription factor, giving the protein MDTTTPHSSQRIRVIVADDHPVVLMGIRKALEADANIALIAAVGNLGELHAVLEAHVCDVLVCDYSFNDDIAQDGMRLIARLKRTYPGLRIMMLTVHDDPLLVRRLLAIGVGGFISKASSALMSLVSAIRTVHQGDLYIDPKVAQMLMSEHIKSISNRDTQGEKTLTNREYEAVRLISQGLTISEIARQTCRSVKTISTQKASAMKKLGVRNDIDLVITFRSLSEDDAA; this is encoded by the coding sequence ATGGATACAACGACACCGCATTCGTCTCAACGCATTCGGGTAATCGTCGCGGACGATCATCCCGTTGTCCTTATGGGAATCCGCAAGGCACTGGAGGCAGATGCGAACATCGCCCTCATCGCGGCCGTAGGCAATCTTGGCGAGTTGCATGCAGTACTTGAGGCCCATGTGTGTGACGTCCTCGTATGCGACTACTCTTTCAACGACGACATTGCACAAGACGGCATGCGACTGATCGCTCGTCTAAAGCGCACCTATCCCGGCCTGCGCATCATGATGCTGACCGTTCACGACGATCCACTGCTGGTGCGTCGACTTCTTGCAATCGGCGTCGGCGGCTTCATCTCGAAGGCCAGCTCCGCCCTCATGTCACTCGTCTCCGCAATTCGCACGGTTCATCAGGGTGATCTGTACATCGACCCGAAAGTCGCGCAGATGCTGATGTCCGAGCACATCAAATCAATCTCGAATCGGGATACGCAGGGAGAAAAGACCCTCACCAATCGAGAGTACGAAGCTGTTCGGCTGATCTCACAGGGCCTGACAATCAGCGAGATCGCCCGTCAGACATGTCGCAGTGTGAAGACCATAAGCACACAAAAAGCATCGGCCATGAAGAAGCTCGGGGTACGCAACGACATTGATCTTGTGATCACCTTCCGCAGCCTGTCCGAGGACGACGCTGCATGA
- a CDS encoding DoxX-like family protein, translating to MNSPRHTSSRSTRGETVDEPIKNPEHHRNPSDPGKNLVRLYWAMRMTMAFIWIWTAFTSWFIFPHAQSLEWLRQVGLTHNAVPAFVAACFLDLAMGVVSCFFPSRRIWQLQFVVVVFYSIAIAVCIPTFIFHPFGPVTKNMTVLCCLAYLVMMEGSLNLTSVKRGRAAQAERHGDFH from the coding sequence ATGAATTCGCCTCGTCATACATCGAGCAGGTCGACACGGGGAGAAACGGTTGACGAACCGATCAAGAATCCTGAGCATCATCGAAACCCGAGCGATCCCGGGAAAAATCTTGTTCGGCTGTATTGGGCCATGCGGATGACAATGGCCTTCATATGGATATGGACCGCATTCACTTCATGGTTCATCTTTCCGCACGCGCAATCGCTGGAATGGCTGCGACAGGTTGGGCTTACGCACAACGCCGTTCCCGCATTTGTAGCCGCGTGTTTTCTCGATCTGGCCATGGGTGTGGTGTCGTGCTTCTTTCCATCTCGAAGAATCTGGCAATTGCAGTTCGTGGTTGTTGTCTTCTATTCGATCGCTATTGCTGTGTGTATTCCGACGTTCATTTTTCATCCGTTCGGCCCAGTGACGAAGAATATGACGGTGCTGTGCTGTCTCGCCTATCTCGTCATGATGGAGGGTTCCTTGAACTTGACGTCGGTAAAGCGAGGTCGGGCCGCGCAGGCCGAGCGTCATGGCGACTTTCATTGA
- a CDS encoding hybrid sensor histidine kinase/response regulator produces the protein MITKVAKVLNLLSKILKKRWLRTTRSGFQFAADGYARAILFAGSSLLTVALFSTTALLVLRNFDSYLSSQAELLDDQINAVNVSLAHIASQADYSIGLYETLLNVELGSNLRRFGPSDRKRHSDYLRQFDIAERDCPLVVYHSPSRRGRGKHDHLPCSSRLLRNFWFWVMDAPDPLSHPNYVSYIFGANGNYLAELGKVIRSNPKDIDAYIADRIHPIFESLRANPPKRHNHQKGWWLPLHYDRALQQQALSYVLPVVHQGKVIAIYALSIPRSTIYSRVLKHKRLHHYCLVNGTDVLAYPPEETRQCEAHALAIARNRGDHAHTSNGGWIRIGSTFYLLKEAIDRKWIWVYTIDPALSVKGQLLDALVVISGLVAILTLLWMMTFWFDSRVLMPIAIQIREGRENEQFTRAMVDLLPFGVSVHDRKFGAVVMMNGAARAYACEHAKLFLLLHSRLPNNDSVEVTPLRIEHEITAGGESIHLEVMGLGTRYMGRDVVLCTTHDQTARVRSEQYLLAAKQAADEASRAKSAFLAAMSHQIRTPLHGALGNLELLGNRRLSADQRELVDVIQRSFGSLLARVDNVLDQSKLEANQWRVTTSMLNLGELVEQCIQALLPLIRRPGVRIDYRIGAGLDSICGDATILRQVLMNLLHNAGKFTHRGAIVVTARLCEGATSKHDVEIIVADSGTGIPPEQMQRLFEPFTQLTHAGADLHTIGVYGSGLGLALCKSFCDLMGGSIHVHSTLGEGSRFSFRVPYAGGNESSRHDNARLRGTTCLVCVERADWPNDLPRWLLGEGAQLSRCSSQEVSEASTDHVVILVVGMQAPARQRLAKIARSARGIVVVADDGPLRPVRRGCAWFVSSYSKVACIDAVLLAAGGNVEDEGAATAAHFWTTSPPPNALRMSRRILVVDDDEISRQLIAQQLRQLGVACVDESADGDDAFDRTLSHKYDLIFTDLRMSRVNGDTFVRILREANIATPVVLVTANIEWRNVADDDHTGFAAILVKPVTLADIGRVLEENMSGIVRLLSDPHPRLDYSRDPKLEEIVIELVSADLALGRAATANHDAELLARVTHKIAGALLMVGEEGLGARARALEKACAGGYDKKLEGQFEALDRCVDEWLDGLRTGEKGMPHAWTIEYAI, from the coding sequence ATGATCACGAAAGTCGCAAAAGTACTTAATTTACTGTCGAAGATCCTGAAAAAAAGATGGCTTCGCACCACGCGCAGCGGCTTCCAGTTTGCTGCGGACGGTTATGCACGAGCTATCCTATTCGCTGGCTCTTCTCTCCTGACAGTCGCGCTTTTTTCTACCACGGCGTTACTTGTCCTGCGCAATTTCGACAGCTACCTATCGAGCCAGGCCGAACTGCTCGATGATCAGATCAACGCGGTCAATGTGTCGCTCGCACACATCGCATCACAGGCCGACTACTCGATCGGCTTGTATGAAACACTTTTGAACGTGGAATTGGGAAGCAATCTACGCAGGTTTGGACCTAGCGACCGCAAAAGGCATTCCGACTATCTACGGCAGTTTGACATCGCCGAGCGCGACTGTCCTCTAGTCGTCTATCATTCGCCCTCGCGTCGAGGTAGGGGCAAGCACGACCACCTACCCTGCTCGTCGCGTCTCCTGCGTAACTTCTGGTTCTGGGTCATGGACGCCCCAGACCCGCTGAGTCATCCAAACTACGTCAGCTATATCTTCGGTGCCAACGGAAATTACCTTGCAGAACTAGGCAAAGTGATCCGAAGCAATCCGAAGGACATCGATGCGTACATTGCTGATCGGATCCATCCCATATTCGAATCGCTGCGCGCCAACCCGCCGAAACGCCATAATCATCAGAAAGGATGGTGGCTGCCGCTGCACTACGATCGCGCACTACAGCAGCAAGCACTGAGCTACGTTTTGCCGGTTGTACACCAGGGCAAGGTGATCGCCATCTACGCATTGAGCATTCCTCGATCGACGATATACAGTCGTGTGCTTAAACATAAGCGGCTACATCATTATTGCCTTGTCAACGGTACCGACGTGCTCGCCTACCCACCCGAGGAAACTCGCCAATGCGAGGCGCATGCACTGGCTATCGCACGCAACCGTGGGGACCATGCCCATACGTCCAACGGAGGCTGGATACGAATCGGTTCGACATTTTATCTGTTGAAAGAGGCTATCGACCGGAAGTGGATTTGGGTGTACACAATCGACCCAGCGCTTTCCGTCAAGGGGCAATTGCTGGACGCGCTTGTCGTAATCAGCGGACTTGTCGCAATTCTCACCTTACTGTGGATGATGACCTTCTGGTTCGACAGCCGGGTTCTGATGCCGATTGCAATACAAATCCGCGAGGGTCGCGAGAACGAACAATTCACCCGCGCGATGGTCGATCTGCTGCCGTTCGGCGTATCTGTTCACGACCGGAAGTTCGGCGCCGTTGTAATGATGAATGGTGCTGCCCGTGCCTACGCCTGCGAGCACGCAAAGCTATTCCTGCTTCTCCATTCACGCCTACCCAACAACGATTCGGTCGAGGTGACCCCGTTACGGATAGAACACGAGATCACGGCGGGGGGCGAATCGATCCACCTCGAAGTCATGGGTCTTGGCACAAGATACATGGGACGTGACGTCGTGCTCTGCACGACGCACGATCAAACTGCACGTGTTCGCTCCGAACAGTATCTGCTCGCGGCGAAGCAAGCGGCGGATGAAGCAAGCCGTGCGAAGAGTGCTTTCCTTGCAGCAATGAGCCATCAAATTCGCACGCCTCTCCACGGCGCGCTCGGGAATCTCGAATTGCTAGGCAATCGAAGGCTCAGCGCCGACCAGCGTGAACTTGTGGATGTGATCCAGCGTTCGTTCGGTTCGCTCCTTGCACGCGTCGACAACGTGCTCGATCAGTCAAAGCTTGAAGCGAATCAATGGCGGGTCACAACGTCAATGCTCAATCTCGGAGAACTCGTCGAACAATGCATCCAGGCATTGTTACCTCTTATCAGGCGCCCAGGCGTACGCATCGACTACCGAATTGGCGCCGGGCTGGATTCGATATGCGGAGACGCCACAATACTGCGGCAGGTGCTCATGAATCTGCTCCACAACGCAGGAAAGTTCACTCATCGGGGTGCAATCGTTGTGACCGCGCGTCTATGCGAGGGCGCAACCTCCAAACATGACGTCGAGATCATTGTTGCCGACTCGGGCACCGGCATCCCCCCGGAGCAAATGCAACGGCTTTTTGAGCCTTTCACGCAGTTGACACATGCCGGGGCGGATTTGCACACAATCGGCGTCTACGGTTCGGGGCTGGGGCTTGCGCTCTGTAAAAGCTTCTGCGACTTAATGGGTGGAAGCATTCATGTCCACAGTACGCTCGGCGAAGGCAGTCGCTTTTCGTTTCGAGTGCCGTATGCGGGAGGCAACGAGTCCTCACGTCACGACAACGCGCGACTGCGTGGAACGACATGCTTGGTTTGCGTCGAGCGTGCCGACTGGCCGAATGATCTGCCGCGCTGGCTTCTTGGAGAAGGTGCTCAGCTGTCGCGCTGCTCTTCGCAGGAAGTTTCCGAAGCGTCCACTGACCATGTGGTTATATTGGTAGTAGGCATGCAAGCACCTGCACGACAGCGACTTGCGAAGATAGCTCGTTCCGCGCGCGGCATCGTCGTGGTTGCGGACGATGGACCTCTACGCCCCGTGCGTCGTGGTTGCGCGTGGTTCGTGTCTTCATATTCGAAAGTCGCATGTATCGATGCGGTACTCCTTGCAGCGGGGGGGAATGTCGAAGATGAGGGTGCCGCCACCGCCGCTCATTTCTGGACCACGAGCCCTCCGCCGAATGCGCTCAGAATGAGCCGCCGGATACTAGTCGTCGACGACGACGAAATCAGCCGCCAGTTGATTGCGCAGCAACTCAGGCAACTCGGCGTTGCATGCGTCGACGAATCAGCAGATGGTGACGATGCATTCGATCGGACGTTGTCACACAAATACGACCTGATTTTCACCGATCTCAGGATGAGCCGCGTGAACGGCGACACGTTTGTGCGGATACTTCGCGAGGCCAACATAGCAACGCCGGTCGTACTGGTCACTGCAAACATCGAATGGCGCAACGTCGCAGACGACGATCACACCGGATTTGCGGCGATACTAGTCAAGCCAGTGACACTTGCGGACATCGGGCGCGTGCTGGAAGAAAACATGTCCGGTATTGTCCGCTTGCTGAGCGACCCTCATCCACGGCTCGACTATTCCCGCGACCCGAAACTGGAAGAGATCGTAATCGAATTGGTCAGCGCGGATCTTGCACTCGGGCGCGCCGCGACTGCCAATCATGACGCGGAGTTGCTCGCCCGAGTCACACACAAGATTGCCGGCGCGCTACTCATGGTTGGCGAAGAGGGTCTCGGCGCACGCGCTCGGGCACTAGAAAAGGCTTGTGCGGGCGGCTATGACAAAAAACTCGAGGGTCAGTTTGAAGCGCTTGACAGATGTGTCGACGAGTGGCTCGATGGGCTGCGTACTGGAGAAAAAGGTATGCCGCACGCCTGGACCATCGAGTATGCGATCTAG
- a CDS encoding DUF2269 family protein, with product MNTYLILKCVHILSSTVLFGTGIGIAFFKWITDRSGDVRAIRIVTERTVLADWIFTTPAVILQPLTGLGLAWPAGYAIGSGWIFYAICLYLLAGCCWLPVVWLQMRMRDIARIADAECTTLPRQYWQYARAWFWLGVPAFSALVIVYWLMVFKPAL from the coding sequence ATGAACACCTATCTCATCCTCAAATGCGTCCATATCCTCAGTTCGACTGTGCTGTTCGGCACGGGAATCGGCATCGCATTCTTCAAGTGGATAACGGACCGCAGCGGAGACGTCAGGGCGATCCGCATTGTGACCGAACGCACGGTGCTAGCCGACTGGATCTTCACGACCCCTGCCGTCATCCTTCAGCCGCTCACCGGCTTGGGGCTCGCTTGGCCTGCCGGCTATGCGATCGGTAGCGGCTGGATCTTCTATGCAATCTGCCTGTACCTGCTCGCAGGGTGCTGCTGGCTTCCGGTGGTGTGGCTGCAGATGAGAATGCGCGATATCGCGCGGATCGCCGATGCCGAATGCACCACGCTCCCTCGACAGTACTGGCAATACGCGCGCGCCTGGTTCTGGCTTGGCGTTCCGGCATTCAGTGCGCTCGTCATCGTGTATTGGTTGATGGTGTTCAAGCCCGCGCTATGA
- a CDS encoding beta strand repeat-containing protein, giving the protein MKLHRIALAVALVSASGIAFANDHPGLMSDASQASDPQGTENALTLSVEEQKKEIVGLKGSFENVKNMVTSGLGAITCLVGVGCPTESSGVVRFSLGKNSTAPGEGSSAIGQNAQATEKNTTAVGNNAIASGVNSTANGQNALAKGEGSSAIGQNAQATEKNTTAVGNNAIASGVNSTANGQNALAKGEGSSAIGQNAQATEKNATATGNNSIASGVNSTANGQNAKATGEGASALGQNAQASKKNATATGNNAMASGVNSTANGQNAQALADNATAVGNDSVASGLNSIATGQSAKATGEGASALGQNAQASKKNATATGNNAMASGVNSTANGQNAQALADNATAVGNDSVASGLNSIATGQSAKATGEGASALGQNAQASKKNATATGNNAMASGVNSTANGQNAQAIADNATAVGNDSVASGLNSIATGQSAKATGEGASALGQNAQASKKNATATGNNAMASGVNSTANGQNAQAIADNATALGNDSVASGLNSIATGQSAKATGEGASALGQNAQASKKNATATGNNAMASGVNSTANGQNAQAIADNATALGNDSVASGLNSIATGQSAKATGEGASAIGQNAQASKKNATATGNNAMASGVNSTANGQNAQAIADNATAVGNDSVASGLNSIATGQSAKATGEGASALGQNAQASKKNATATGNNAMASGVNSTANGQNAQAIADNATALGNDSVASGLNSIATGQSAKATGEGASALGQNAQASKKNATATGNNTMASGVNSTANGQNAQAIADNATAVGSNSMASGLNSIATGQSAKATGEGASAIGQNAQASKKNATATGNNAMASGVNSTANGQNAQAIADNATAVGNDSVASGLNSIATGQSAKATGEGASALGQNAQASKKNATATGNNTMASGVNSTANGQNAQAIADNATAVGSNSMASGLNSIATGQGAKATGEGASALGQNAQASKKNATATGNNAMASGVNSTANGQNAQAIADNATAVGNDSMASGLNSIATGQSAKATGEGASALGQNAQASKKNTTATGNNAMASGVNSTANGQNAQAIADNATAAGNDSVASGKNSTANGQGAKATGAMSAAFGQSSLASGMNATANGQSSLASGIDSSAFGAQARAADVGSFAGGTRAYANGPGAMSVGTDSSVAGTQSVALGTNGTVIGSRSMAAGALTNITGNDSVANGFMANVQGSGSIAQGSGSSVRGQGSIASGFGASALGNDTTVEGVLARSSGNSNAVYGARAAAVGERAMAIGAGATASGQDATALGAGAVAQGTSVALGSRSIASEPNTVSVGRPGEERRITNLAEGIGPTDAVSVQQFNRGLGETRAYVDRGIASALAMPSIPMLAAGEKWVGAAVGTYGTASALGIGAAYQVNMHLNVATALAASNQGGSTAFKAQVGYRW; this is encoded by the coding sequence ATGAAGTTGCATCGTATCGCGCTGGCCGTGGCGCTGGTATCGGCGAGTGGTATTGCTTTTGCGAATGATCACCCGGGCCTGATGTCAGACGCATCTCAAGCTAGCGATCCACAAGGAACGGAAAACGCGCTGACCTTATCTGTCGAAGAGCAGAAGAAGGAGATCGTCGGGCTCAAGGGCTCATTCGAAAATGTGAAAAATATGGTCACGAGTGGGCTAGGAGCGATTACCTGCTTGGTCGGTGTTGGGTGCCCAACCGAATCGTCAGGTGTCGTCCGATTTTCTCTGGGTAAAAATTCGACAGCACCAGGTGAAGGTTCTTCGGCCATCGGCCAGAATGCGCAGGCCACCGAGAAGAACACGACTGCTGTGGGTAACAACGCGATAGCGTCCGGTGTGAATTCGACGGCGAACGGTCAGAATGCACTGGCCAAGGGCGAGGGTTCTTCTGCGATCGGTCAGAATGCGCAGGCCACGGAGAAGAACACGACTGCTGTGGGTAACAACGCGATAGCGTCCGGCGTGAATTCGACGGCGAACGGTCAGAATGCACTGGCCAAGGGCGAGGGTTCTTCTGCGATCGGTCAGAATGCGCAGGCCACCGAGAAGAACGCAACGGCTACGGGTAACAATTCGATAGCGTCCGGCGTGAATTCGACGGCGAATGGTCAGAATGCAAAGGCCACGGGCGAAGGTGCTTCGGCCCTCGGTCAGAATGCGCAGGCCAGCAAGAAGAACGCGACTGCAACGGGTAACAACGCGATGGCGTCCGGTGTGAATTCGACTGCGAACGGTCAGAACGCACAGGCCCTCGCCGACAACGCGACGGCGGTGGGTAATGATTCGGTGGCGTCCGGTTTGAACTCGATCGCGACCGGGCAGAGTGCAAAAGCCACGGGCGAAGGTGCTTCGGCCCTCGGTCAGAATGCGCAGGCCAGCAAGAAGAACGCGACCGCAACGGGTAACAACGCGATGGCGTCCGGTGTGAATTCGACGGCGAACGGCCAGAACGCACAGGCCCTCGCCGACAACGCGACGGCGGTGGGTAATGATTCGGTGGCGTCCGGTTTGAATTCGATCGCGACCGGGCAGAGTGCAAAGGCCACGGGCGAAGGTGCTTCGGCCCTCGGTCAGAATGCGCAAGCCAGCAAGAAGAACGCGACGGCGACGGGTAACAACGCGATGGCGTCCGGTGTGAATTCGACTGCAAATGGTCAGAACGCACAGGCCATCGCCGACAACGCGACGGCGGTGGGTAATGATTCGGTGGCGTCCGGTTTGAACTCGATCGCGACCGGGCAGAGTGCAAAGGCCACGGGCGAAGGTGCTTCGGCCCTCGGTCAGAATGCGCAGGCCAGCAAGAAGAACGCGACCGCAACGGGTAACAACGCGATGGCGTCCGGTGTGAATTCGACGGCGAACGGCCAGAACGCACAGGCCATCGCCGACAACGCGACGGCGCTGGGTAATGATTCGGTGGCGTCCGGTTTGAACTCGATCGCGACCGGGCAGAGTGCAAAGGCCACGGGCGAAGGTGCTTCGGCCCTCGGTCAGAATGCGCAGGCCAGCAAGAAGAACGCGACCGCAACGGGTAACAACGCGATGGCGTCCGGTGTGAATTCGACGGCGAACGGCCAGAACGCACAGGCCATCGCCGACAACGCGACGGCGCTGGGTAATGATTCGGTGGCGTCCGGTTTGAACTCGATCGCGACCGGGCAGAGTGCAAAAGCCACGGGCGAAGGTGCTTCGGCCATCGGTCAGAATGCGCAAGCCAGCAAGAAGAACGCGACCGCAACGGGTAACAACGCGATGGCGTCCGGTGTGAATTCGACGGCGAACGGCCAGAACGCACAGGCCATCGCCGACAACGCGACGGCGGTGGGTAATGATTCGGTGGCGTCCGGTTTGAATTCGATCGCGACCGGGCAGAGTGCAAAGGCCACGGGCGAAGGTGCTTCGGCCCTCGGTCAGAATGCGCAAGCCAGCAAGAAGAACGCGACCGCGACGGGTAACAACGCGATGGCGTCCGGTGTGAATTCGACGGCGAACGGCCAGAACGCACAGGCCATCGCCGACAACGCGACGGCGCTGGGTAATGATTCGGTGGCGTCCGGTTTGAATTCGATCGCGACCGGGCAGAGTGCAAAGGCCACGGGCGAAGGTGCTTCGGCCCTCGGTCAGAATGCGCAAGCCAGCAAGAAGAACGCGACCGCGACGGGTAACAACACGATGGCGTCCGGTGTGAATTCGACGGCGAACGGCCAGAACGCACAGGCCATCGCCGACAACGCGACGGCGGTGGGTAGTAATTCGATGGCGTCCGGTTTGAATTCGATCGCGACCGGGCAGAGTGCAAAAGCCACGGGCGAAGGTGCTTCGGCCATCGGTCAGAATGCGCAAGCCAGCAAGAAGAACGCGACCGCAACGGGTAACAACGCGATGGCGTCCGGTGTGAATTCGACGGCGAACGGCCAGAACGCACAGGCCATCGCCGACAACGCGACGGCGGTGGGTAATGATTCGGTGGCGTCCGGTTTGAATTCGATCGCGACCGGGCAGAGTGCAAAGGCCACGGGCGAAGGTGCTTCGGCCCTCGGTCAGAATGCGCAAGCCAGCAAGAAGAACGCGACCGCGACGGGTAACAACACGATGGCGTCCGGTGTGAATTCGACGGCGAACGGCCAGAACGCACAGGCCATCGCCGACAACGCGACGGCGGTGGGTAGTAATTCGATGGCGTCCGGTTTGAATTCGATCGCGACCGGGCAGGGTGCAAAGGCCACGGGCGAAGGTGCTTCGGCCCTCGGTCAGAATGCGCAGGCCAGCAAGAAGAACGCGACCGCGACGGGTAACAACGCGATGGCGTCCGGTGTGAATTCGACTGCGAACGGCCAGAACGCACAGGCCATCGCCGACAACGCGACGGCGGTGGGTAATGATTCGATGGCGTCCGGTTTGAACTCGATCGCGACCGGGCAGAGTGCAAAGGCCACCGGCGAAGGTGCTTCGGCCCTCGGTCAGAATGCGCAGGCCAGCAAGAAGAACACAACGGCGACGGGTAACAACGCGATGGCGTCCGGTGTGAATTCGACGGCGAACGGCCAGAACGCACAGGCCATCGCCGACAACGCGACCGCTGCGGGTAATGATTCGGTGGCGTCCGGCAAGAACTCGACCGCCAATGGGCAGGGTGCAAAGGCGACGGGTGCAATGTCCGCTGCCTTCGGTCAAAGCTCGCTCGCGTCTGGCATGAACGCCACGGCTAACGGTCAGTCGTCGCTCGCATCGGGCATCGACTCCAGCGCATTTGGTGCTCAGGCTAGGGCTGCCGATGTTGGTTCGTTCGCTGGCGGCACGCGTGCATATGCAAACGGCCCCGGTGCGATGTCGGTCGGTACAGACTCATCCGTAGCCGGAACCCAGTCGGTCGCACTGGGTACGAACGGCACAGTGATTGGGAGCCGCTCCATGGCCGCCGGTGCGCTGACCAATATAACCGGCAATGACTCGGTCGCGAATGGCTTCATGGCAAACGTGCAAGGTAGCGGATCGATTGCACAAGGCTCGGGTTCGTCGGTGCGCGGCCAGGGCTCGATTGCGTCGGGTTTCGGCGCCTCGGCATTGGGCAATGACACAACCGTGGAGGGTGTACTCGCGAGGAGCAGCGGCAACTCGAATGCTGTATACGGGGCCCGTGCAGCGGCGGTTGGCGAACGTGCAATGGCGATAGGTGCAGGCGCTACCGCGAGTGGCCAGGACGCCACTGCGCTTGGCGCAGGCGCAGTCGCACAGGGAACGTCGGTGGCGCTTGGTTCACGGTCGATCGCGAGCGAACCGAACACGGTATCTGTCGGACGGCCGGGTGAGGAGCGTCGCATTACGAACCTCGCGGAAGGCATTGGCCCAACGGATGCCGTAAGTGTCCAGCAGTTCAATCGTGGCCTAGGCGAGACGCGTGCATACGTGGATCGAGGGATCGCATCGGCACTCGCAATGCCGAGCATTCCGATGCTCGCCGCCGGCGAGAAATGGGTGGGTGCGGCAGTCGGTACTTACGGAACGGCGAGTGCACTAGGTATCGGCGCTGCATACCAGGTGAACATGCATCTGAACGTTGCCACGGCATTGGCGGCTTCGAATCAAGGCGGCTCTACCGCGTTCAAGGCGCAAGTCGGTTATCGCTGGTGA